Below is a genomic region from Ruania alba.
TGCTACGACCACCTTGGCGGCCATCGACGACGACGACCTCACCGCTGCCCTGCGCCCGTTCGTCATCGAGGGCTGGGAGGTCACCGACGGAGATGGTGGTGTCGCACGGATCCGGATGGAACCGGCTGCCGCGGACCTGATCGTGACGCTCTGCCAGGGAGAGCCCTTCCTCTTCCAACTTGCCGGCGAACGCGCCTGGTACGCGAGCACTGCGGACGTCATCGCCGCAGACCAGGTCCTCGCAGGCTGGGAGGTCGCCGCTCCGGAGGCGGTGGCCCATGTCGAGCGGATCCTCGAGCGGCTCCCGACCCGAGAACGGGAATTCGTGCAAGTGATGGCCGAGCTCCCGGCGCCGGAGCGCACGCTCACGCGAATCGCGAAGGAGCTCGGGCTCACCAAGCACACCGATGCCGGCCCGACCTCACAGCGCCTCGACACCGTCCGAGGGATCATCACCCGCGGAAAGCCCTATACCTTCAGGCACCGCGCCGTCGAGGCATACCTCACGAGCGACTGGCCGTACGTGAGCCGGCACGACTAGGAGATCGTCCGCCTCACCCAGGACGCCGCCTCGACGCACTCGGTAACCGTCCCGGCGGGCGTGTGCACGCGCACCTCCTGCTCGGTCGGGTGCAGGTTGGCGAGCAGTAACGTGGTCTGCGCGCCATCCGTGCTTCCCACGGCCCAGAGCAGCCCGTCCGGGCTGTCGCCGCTCAGCAGTTGCACAGCCCCCGACGGCGCAGCGTCCGCTGATCTGTTCCCGTGCGTGGCCGCAGGGTCACCCTGGCCGGGAGCGTCGAGGCTGAGGAGCGCCTCGATCGCCGCCGCCACGGGGTAGGGCGCGCCATCGGCGGCCACCACGCCGCGCGGGCCCCACTGCTCGAAGTATCCGATCGAGGTGACCCCCGGCACCGCGAGCGCCGCCACGCTGGCGATCGTCCAGGCTGCCAGCTCGGGCGCCCGCTGGCGCGGGTCGGTGGCGTCGGCCAGCGCGGGCCCATAGCCCTCGGTCAGGTCGGAGCGGGTGTACGCGGCGTAGTCGCGCTCGGCGACGGCGTTGAACGGCGGGCGCAGCGTGACCGGTCCGATGTGCACCCCCGCCCCGCCGGCCAGTTCACCGGCCAGCGCCACCATGCGGCGGGCGAGGATCCGTTGCATCGCGACCGACTCCACCAGCTGCGGGGTGCCGAGGTCGTGGAACAGCGGCGACATCGCAACCGCCAGCCCGTCGAGATCGGCCGGCAGCCGGTCCAGCCCGCGGTTCAGCTCGGTGAAGTGGGATCGGGCGCCGCCGACTACCGGCACGTCCAGGCCCGCGGCGTCGAGCGCCTCCCGTAGGAGGGCAATGGTGGCGGTATCGGAGACGTGCCGCGGTGACCCGCCGGCGTAGGCACCCACCCGCAGCACGCGCTGACCGACGAGTCCACTGACGGCGGAACGCACCTTCTGAGCGTCGGCAGGGTCCAGCACCAGGCGCACGTCGAGGGGATGCCCGGTGCCGACGGCGCGCTCCAGGGCGGCCTGCCAGGTCGCCGTCCGAAGGTCGAGCTCGACGAGCAGCGGCACGTCAGCCATACCGGTCGCTGCGCCCATCGCTGCGTCGATGCTGCTGCCCGCCGGTTCGGGGACCGGGTCGGGCGCGGTACCCGCGCCCAGGCCTAGTTGGGGCAGCGGGCCGACGGGAGCGAGGTCGATGACATGTGGGCCCTGCCCACCCGTCTTCTGCGAACTCGCGCCCCGCCCAGGTGCCACATCATCACCAGAGGGGAGCTGCGCCGTCGGGCGTGATGCGGTGATGGTGAGGCCATGACGGATGCGCTCCCCCGCGCCCACCCGGTACGGGAACGGCAGGGAGAGCGGGCGGTTGTAGGTCTTGAAGGACGCGTCGGTCCAGTTGCGCTGGTCCTCCATCTCGAACACGTCGCCCTCCAGGCCCAGCTCCACCCGGAGGCCGCCCTGATCCCAGGCGAGCCCGGCGATGTCGCGCGCCGGCTGATGCGGAGCGGGAGCCTCGGGGAACTCGGCAGGCGAGCGGCCGCCGTCGGGGTGGCGTACGACCAGCGGCGTTCCGGCCAGCGCCGGGGGATGGAGCACGATCAGCCCGGCGCGGTTGGTCCACAATTCCTCGGCGGGCTCCAGCTCGGCCGTGGCGGTGAGCCGGTCGCCGTCGATCTCGGCGCGCAGGGTGCCGGTGATCTGCGGCTCGGTGGCCTCGAGGCGGACCGTCACCGCAGCGTCGGTGGTCTCGACGGAGGTCACCGACCACGGCACGGTCACCCAGTCGGCCACCCGCACGATCGCGCGAACACCGCGCAGCACGACCTGCCCGTCGAAGGCGATCTCGGCGAGCTCACCATCGCGGACGAGCAGGGCCCACCGCCCGCTCGTGAAGGAGCGGGTCGGCGGGAACCACTGCGGTGGGGTGGCGGGCCCCTCGGACATCAGCGCTCGATGGCGTCGAGGTGCAGCATGCGGGCGAGGTTCTTGTCGAGCTCGTCGTCGCGGAAGATCTTCTTCCAGTCCTCCTTGATGATCGACTCACGCCCGTAGTCCATCGCGATCAGGCAGGCGTCGCTGAACGGGTTGTCCCCGCGCAGACCGTTCGCGAGCGCCACCTGAGTGTGGCCGTAGAGGATGCTGCGCGCGGCCGCCTCGGGCACGCCCATCGTGTTCACAGCCTCCTGCAGCGCCTCGTTCAGCAGCTCACCGATCATGCAGGCGACCGTCTCGACCAGGGTCGGCTCGAGCTGGGCGAGCTGCTTCACGGTGACCCAGTGCACGTCGACCACCGGGGCGTAGATGGCGCGGACCGTGGTCTCCACGAGGATCTTCACGGCCTCGTCGTCGGACTCGACGGCGGCGATCGCGTCCTGCGGGGCGGCGATGCCGCCGAACGTGTCGGCCCACTCCTCGGGGGTCTGGCGCTGCAGGAAGACCGAGGGGTGGCACGGGTGCGCCACGGCCTGGATCACGTCCTCGCGGGTGGCGAGCAGGCCGGCATAGGCGGCGGCCGGGTCGAGGGTGAGCACCACGGCGCCGGCGCGCATCTGCGGCACCAGTTCGGCGGTCACCGAGGCGAGCGCGAGGTCCGGCACCGCGAGCACCACGATGTCCGCGTCCGCGACAGCAGTGGCGGCGTCGGTCAGCTCCCGGCCGGCCTCGATCGTGCGCTGGCGTCCGCCCTCGGAGTTCTCCACGTAGCGTACGGTGTGGTCGGTGCGCACGAGGTTGTTGGAGACGCGCATCCCCATCTTCCCGCCGGCGCCGATGACGGCGATCGTGTAGGTCTTCTCACTCATGTGGTGCTCCTCAGATAGTCGACGGCGGTACGGGTCCATTCCCGTTCCGTGCGGATGGTGGTCTCGGGGTCGTCTTGCCAGGGCAGCCAGTGCTCGACCACCTCGTTGATGCCCCGTTCGCGCGGGCGGACGGTGCGCAGCAGGTGCGGGTAGTCGTGCAGACCGGCGCCCATCGGGGCGCCGCTGTAGGTGAAGCCGACCCAGCCGGGCTGGCGGGCGAAGGCGTAGTCCTTCACGTGCACGGCACAGGTGAGATCGGCGACCTGCTCCACGCAGGTTTGCGGGTTCTCCAACCGGGCGACGACATTGCCCGGGTCCAGGCAGATGCCCAGGTTCTCGCTGCCGACGTCCTCGACGAGGGTGACCAGGTCGGCGGTGGGTAGTTGCTCGTAGGTCTCCAGGGCGAGGGTGACGCCTGCCGCCTCGAAGGCGGGCATCGTCTTGGTGAGCCACTGGTGGGCCTCCTCGAGCTTGGGGCGAGAGTCGGGCCCGTAGATCATGCTGCGGATCAGGGTGGCGTCGAAGCGGGCGGCGATCTCCAGGAAGCGGGTCAGGTGGCCGGGCTCGATTCCCTTGGTGCCGAGCTCGATCACCAGGCCCAGGTCTTTCGCCGCGGCGGCGGAATCGGCGAGCTCGGCGTCGTCCATCTGCTCCAACGGCGCGTAGTCGCAGATCTGGTGCAGGCCGACCCCGAGGTCGCAGGTGGCCTGGAAGGCCTCCGGCAGCGTCATCGGCCGCGGATTGCGGTCGGAGAGCTGCCAGAAGAAGGCGTAGGTGCCGAGTCCGATCATCACCCCATTTTGGCGAACCGGTTGACCAATTGCAAGGCCATGGGGCTCCTTGGCCGGTACTCTCGTGCCATGCCCGCCAGCGACCGCTCCGACGAGATCACCGCGTCATTGGGATCGCTGCCCGGCAGCACTCCCGTCTCCGAGGTGGCACGCCGGTTGCTGGACCTCTTCACCGGCGGATCGTTCGAGCCCGGCACCCGGCTACCCGCCGAGCGGCAACTCGCCGCCACCCTGGGGGTGGGCCGTTCCGCGGTGCGCGAGGCACTCGCTGCGCTGGAGATCCTCGGCATCGTGCAGGTGCGCCCCGGTTCGGGCACCTACCTGCGCGGCACCGCGAGCACCCTGCTCCCCCGCACGTTGCGCTGGGGTCTGCTGATCGGCGAGAAGAGCACTGCCGAGCTGCTGGAGCTGCGCTCCGGCTTGGAGACCCAGGTCGCCCAGCTGGCGGCGGCCCGCGCGAGCGAGCACAACCTGGCAGCGCTCCAGACCGCTGTGGACCAGATGCGCCAGAACACCGGCGATCTGAGTCGTTTCGCCGCCGCCGATCACGACTTTCACGATCAGCTCGCCGCCGCCTCGAAGAACGAGACGATCGTGGACCTGCTGCACGTGGTCCGATCCCTGCTCCAGGTCTACGCCGACCGGGCGGTGCATGACGAAGTCTCCGCTCGGCGCGCTCTCGAGGAGCACGAGACCGTGCTGCACGCCATCAGCGAGCGCGATGAGGTGGCCGCCGCCGTCGCCATG
It encodes:
- a CDS encoding FadR/GntR family transcriptional regulator, whose protein sequence is MPASDRSDEITASLGSLPGSTPVSEVARRLLDLFTGGSFEPGTRLPAERQLAATLGVGRSAVREALAALEILGIVQVRPGSGTYLRGTASTLLPRTLRWGLLIGEKSTAELLELRSGLETQVAQLAAARASEHNLAALQTAVDQMRQNTGDLSRFAAADHDFHDQLAAASKNETIVDLLHVVRSLLQVYADRAVHDEVSARRALEEHETVLHAISERDEVAAAVAMAAHMATANSRLADEAQA
- a CDS encoding phosphogluconate dehydrogenase C-terminal domain-containing protein, producing the protein MSEKTYTIAVIGAGGKMGMRVSNNLVRTDHTVRYVENSEGGRQRTIEAGRELTDAATAVADADIVVLAVPDLALASVTAELVPQMRAGAVVLTLDPAAAYAGLLATREDVIQAVAHPCHPSVFLQRQTPEEWADTFGGIAAPQDAIAAVESDDEAVKILVETTVRAIYAPVVDVHWVTVKQLAQLEPTLVETVACMIGELLNEALQEAVNTMGVPEAAARSILYGHTQVALANGLRGDNPFSDACLIAMDYGRESIIKEDWKKIFRDDELDKNLARMLHLDAIER
- a CDS encoding sugar phosphate isomerase/epimerase family protein, coding for MIGLGTYAFFWQLSDRNPRPMTLPEAFQATCDLGVGLHQICDYAPLEQMDDAELADSAAAAKDLGLVIELGTKGIEPGHLTRFLEIAARFDATLIRSMIYGPDSRPKLEEAHQWLTKTMPAFEAAGVTLALETYEQLPTADLVTLVEDVGSENLGICLDPGNVVARLENPQTCVEQVADLTCAVHVKDYAFARQPGWVGFTYSGAPMGAGLHDYPHLLRTVRPRERGINEVVEHWLPWQDDPETTIRTEREWTRTAVDYLRSTT